The Candidatus Reconcilbacillus cellulovorans genome contains a region encoding:
- a CDS encoding UDP-4-amino-4,6-dideoxy-N-acetyl-beta-L-altrosamine transaminase, whose product MAELALYGGRAVRDDWLPYSRQWIEEDDISRVVEVLRGPWITQGPWIEAFERAIAERVGAKYAVAFANGTAALHAAMFAAGVGPGDEVVTTPITFVASANCAAYVGARPVFADIDPTTYNLDPEKVEKAMSPRTRAIVAVDFAGQPADLDALADIARRHGAVLIEDAAHAFGALYKGKPVGSIADMTMFSFHPVKAVTTGEGGIVVTNRDDYADKLRRFRTHGIVRNGTERDEGPWYYEMVDLGYNYRLTDIQAALGLSQLGKLDRFLSLRRKYAEVYTRAFAEMDEVIVPAVAPYAESAWHLYVLQFRPERLEGTRRLWFEALRAENIGVHVHYIPVHLHPYYRRTFGYEPGLCPVAEAWYERVVTLPLFPKMTEEDAASVVEAVHKVVRHFRRGWRL is encoded by the coding sequence AGGAAGACGACATCAGCCGTGTCGTAGAAGTCTTGCGCGGTCCTTGGATTACCCAGGGACCTTGGATTGAAGCGTTCGAGCGGGCGATCGCGGAGCGGGTCGGCGCGAAATACGCCGTTGCATTCGCCAACGGTACGGCCGCTCTTCACGCGGCGATGTTCGCAGCCGGAGTCGGGCCGGGCGACGAGGTCGTGACGACGCCGATCACGTTCGTCGCCAGCGCCAATTGCGCGGCATACGTCGGAGCGCGTCCGGTGTTTGCCGACATCGATCCGACGACGTACAATCTCGATCCGGAAAAGGTCGAGAAGGCGATGTCGCCGCGCACGCGGGCGATCGTCGCTGTCGATTTCGCCGGCCAGCCGGCCGACCTCGACGCGCTGGCCGACATTGCACGCCGGCATGGCGCCGTGTTGATCGAGGATGCCGCCCACGCGTTCGGCGCGTTGTACAAGGGAAAACCAGTCGGTTCGATCGCCGACATGACGATGTTCAGTTTCCATCCAGTCAAAGCGGTGACGACCGGCGAGGGCGGCATCGTCGTCACAAACCGCGACGATTATGCCGACAAGCTGCGGCGGTTCCGCACGCACGGCATCGTGCGCAACGGGACAGAACGGGACGAAGGTCCTTGGTATTACGAAATGGTCGACCTCGGTTACAATTATCGGTTGACCGACATTCAAGCGGCGCTCGGGCTATCGCAGCTCGGCAAGCTGGACCGTTTCCTGTCGCTTCGGCGGAAGTATGCCGAAGTTTATACGCGGGCGTTTGCGGAGATGGACGAGGTGATCGTACCCGCCGTGGCGCCGTACGCCGAATCCGCGTGGCACCTGTATGTACTGCAATTTCGGCCGGAACGGCTTGAAGGAACGCGTCGGCTCTGGTTTGAGGCGTTGCGCGCGGAAAATATCGGCGTTCATGTCCACTATATTCCTGTCCACCTTCATCCCTACTACCGCAGAACATTCGGCTACGAACCGGGACTTTGTCCCGTCGCCGAAGCCTGGTACGAACGGGTCGTGACATTACCGCTTTTTCCGAAGATGACGGAAGAAGACGCGGCTTCCGTCGTCGAGGCGGTGCACAAGGTTGTCCGCCATTTCCGCCGCGGCTGGCGGTTGTGA
- a CDS encoding adenylyl-sulfate kinase: protein MHMEKGPVFWQDSPIGRRDRAEMNGHRSFVIWLTGLSGAGKSTVAHELERQFFYRRIRSYVLDGDNLRHGLNRDLGFSREDRSENVRRVAEVAKLFVEAGIVAIVALISPYREDRERAKALFASDEFLEVYVKCPLDVCERRDPKGLYRKAREQALGEFTGVSAPYEEPVSPDVIVETDRMTPEEAAAHILIHLQKKRWTPS from the coding sequence ATGCATATGGAAAAAGGGCCTGTGTTTTGGCAAGACAGTCCGATCGGCCGGCGCGATCGCGCGGAGATGAACGGTCATCGTTCCTTTGTCATTTGGCTAACCGGCCTGTCCGGCGCCGGCAAATCGACGGTGGCGCATGAGCTGGAACGTCAATTTTTTTATCGGCGCATCCGATCATATGTATTAGACGGCGACAATTTAAGGCATGGGCTGAACCGCGATCTCGGGTTCAGCCGGGAAGACCGCAGCGAGAACGTCCGGCGCGTCGCCGAGGTGGCGAAGCTGTTCGTCGAAGCAGGGATCGTTGCGATCGTCGCGCTTATTTCGCCGTATCGCGAGGATCGGGAGCGGGCGAAGGCGTTGTTTGCGTCCGATGAATTTCTTGAAGTATATGTCAAATGCCCGCTTGACGTTTGTGAGCGGCGCGATCCGAAAGGACTGTATCGCAAGGCGCGCGAACAGGCGCTGGGGGAATTTACCGGAGTTTCTGCGCCGTATGAGGAACCTGTCTCGCCGGATGTAATCGTGGAGACGGACCGGATGACGCCTGAAGAGGCGGCTGCACATATTCTCATTCATTTGCAGAAAAAAAGGTGGACTCCTTCATGA